A single window of Drosophila suzukii chromosome 3, CBGP_Dsuzu_IsoJpt1.0, whole genome shotgun sequence DNA harbors:
- the LOC108020174 gene encoding uncharacterized protein produces MEDADAKERFDYVLGKYEELEMKIPGKPVGLHGKVVTHGEAEEQHLVFQYMDNTLHDIIQTCAFVVSRTPGECEIIRTYCSAFLGRLPRPLLERQPIAVCEDGVRVAEEKAEPEAEDIPDADAQAEQEQGVGQTETTTVQPANSKLREFY; encoded by the exons ATGGAGGACGCAGATGCCAAAGAGCGTTTCGACTACGTACTGGGCAAATATGAGGAGCTGGAAATGAAAATTCCCGGAAAGCCAGTTGG TTTGCATGGCAAAGTGGTTACGCATGGCGAGGCGGAGGAGCAGCACTTGGTGTTCCAGTACATGGACAACACGCTGCATGACATCATCCAGACGTGTGCCTTTGTGGTCAGCCGGACGCCCGGCGAGTGCGAGATCATCCGGACCTACTGCTCGGCCTTCCTGGGCcgcctgccacgccccctgctGGAGCGCCAGCCCATCGCCGTTTGTGAGGATGGGGTGCGGGTGGCGGAGGAGAAAGCGGAACCGGAAGCGGAAGACATTCCGGATGCGGATGCCCAGGCGGAGCAGGAGCAGGGAGTTGGTCAAACGGAGACCACAACAGTGCAGCCAGCCAACTCCAAATTAAGAGAGTTCTACTGA